The Lysobacter luteus genome contains the following window.
CAGCGACGCCGACACGCCACCGGTGGTCGGGTGGGTCAGCACCGCGATGTACGGCAGGCCGGCGGCGCGCAGGCGGCCCAGCGCGGCCGACGTCTTGGCCATCTGCATGAGCGAGAACAGGCTCTCCTGCATGCGTGCACCACCGGTCGCGGTGAAGCACACCATCGGGCAGCCCAGCTCGAGGGCAGTCTCGGCGGCGCGGGCGAAGCGCTCACCCACGACCGAGCCCATCGACCCGCCCATGTACGCGAAGTCGAACGAGCATGCGACCAACGGGCGCTGCTTCAGCGTGCCCTGCATGGCGATCAGCGCGTCGCGCTCGCCGGTGGACTTCTGGGCAGCCTTGATGCGGTCCGAATACTTCTTCTGGTCCTTGAAACGGAGCACGTCGGTCGGCCCCAGCGCGGCGCCGATCTCGCTGGTGCTGCCCGGGTCCAGCAGCGCCGCAAGGCGTGCGCGGGCGCGGATCGGCCGATGGTGGCTGCACTTGGGGCAGACCTCGAGGTTCTCCTCGAGCTCGGGGCGGTAGAGCACCGCGCCGCAGCGGTCGCATTTTTCCCACAGGCCTTCCGGGACGCTGCGGCGCTTGGCGCTCGCGTTGTCGGTGCGGATGCCGGACGGCATGAGTTTCTTGAGCCAGGACATGCGTTGGGTGTTCTTCCGTTCAGGCCATGCGGGTGACCGCGGTCGCGGCGGTCGAGCGGATCAGTTTAGCGCAGGGGCTTGCCGGGCAAGGCCGCGGCGTCCAGCGCTGCCCTCAGGGGGGACAGGAAAGCAACTGCGCGGGCGGCGGCGTCGCGGTCATCGCTGGCATCGGCCATCGCCTGCACGAGTGCGCTGCCCACCACTACGCCGTCGGCCGACGCGGCCATGTCGACCGCGCTCGCGGCATCCTTGATGCCGAACCCTGCGACCACCGGTACCGGCGAGCGCTCGCGCAACACTGCAAGGCGGCCGCCGGCGTGACCGGCATCGAGGTGGTCGGCGCCGGTCACGCCCGCATAGCTCACGTAGTACAGGTAGCCCGACGCCTGGTCGCACAGCGAGGCCATGCGTGCGTCGGAGCTGGTCGGCGCGGCCAGCAGGATCAGCGCGACACCGTGCGCAGCGAACGCGGCGCGGAATTCGGCGGCCTCCTCCGGCGGCAGGTCGACCAGCAGCGCGCCGTCGACCCCGGCTTCCGACGCGGCGCTCGCGAACGCTTCCGGTCCACGGATCTCGACCGGGTTGAGGTAACCCATCAGGACCACCGGCGTCTCCCGGTCCTGCTTGCGGAACTCGCTTACGTACCCGAGCACCTGGCCCATGCCGACGCCGCGCGACAGCGCGCGCTCGGAACTACGCTGGATCGTCGGGCCGTCCGCCATCGGGTCGGAGAACGGCACGCCGAGCTCGATCACGTCAGCGCCGGCTTCCACCAGCGCATGCATGACCGGGACGGTGGCGGTGGCCGACGGATCGCCCGCGGTCATGAACGGAACCAGTGCCTTGCGGCCGGCCGCGCGGAGTGCGGCGAAACGGGATTCGATGCGTGTCATGCCGATTGCCTTGCGGGGACTGAAGTCAAAACACCAGCCCGTCGCGGGCGGCGATGGTGTGGACATCCTTGTCGCCACGACCGGAGAGGTTGCACAGCACCAGCGCGTCGCGCGGCATGCCGCGGGCGAGCTTGATTGCCTGGGCGATGGCGTGGCTGGACTCCAGCGCCGGCAGGATGCCCTCGGTCCGGGTCAACCGGTGGAAGGCCGCGAGGGCCTCGTCGTCCGTCACGCCGACATACTCGGCGCGCCCCGTGTCCTTCAGGAAGGCATGTTCGGGACCGACGCCGGGGTAGTCGAGCCCGGCCGACACCGAGTGGGTCTCGATGATCTGGCCGTCGTCGTCGCACAGTACGTAGGTGCGGTTGCCGTGCAGCACACCGGGACGACCGGCCGACAGCGACGCGGCGTGGCGTCCGCTGCCCACGCCCTCGCCGGCCGCCTCGGCGCCGACGATGCGCACGCCGGCATCGTTGAGGAAGGCGTGGAAGATGCCGATGGCATTGCTGCCGCCACCCACGCACGCGGTGACTGCGTCGGGCAGGCGCCCGTACTCGGCGAGCATCTGCGCGCGCGCCTCGCGGCCGACCACGGCGTTGAAGTCACGCACCATGCGCGGGTACGGGTCCGGGCCGGCGACGGTGCCGATGATGTAGAAGGTGTCGGCGACGTTGGTCACCCAGTCGCGCATCGCCTCGTTCAGCGCGTCCTTGAGCGTCGCCGAACCGCTGCTGACCGGCACCACGGTGGCCCCCAGCAGCTTCATGCGGTGGACGTTGACCTTCTGCCGCTCGATGTCGGTCGCGCCCATGTAGACCACGCATTCGAGCCCCAGCCTTGCGGCCACGGTGGCCGATGCCACGCCGTGCTGGCCGGCGCCGGTCTCGGCGATGATTCGTGGCTTGCCCATGCGGCTGGCGAGCAGTGCCTGGCCGATGGTGTTGTTGATCTTGTGCGCGCCCGTGTGGTTCAGGTCCTCGCGCTTGAGCAGGATCTGCGCGCCGCCGGTTTCATCGCTGAGCCGACGCGCGTGGTAGATCGGGCTGGGACGGCCCACGTAGTGCGCCAGGTCGCGCTCGAATGCTCCGACGAAGGCGGGGTCCACGCGGGCGGCATCGTAGGCGTCTGCCAGTTCCTGCAGCGGCCCCATCAGGGTCTCGGCGACGAAGCGACCGCCGAACCGGCCGAAGTGGCCGGCAGCGTCGGGATAGGCGTGGAAATCGATCGGGTCGGGCGACATGTCGGGCAATTCCTGGCCTTGCGGCCGATGGACGGCGCCGCAACGCAGGCGATCGCGCCGCGCTCGGGCCTTCAGGGGAGGATCAGTCGAGTACGTGGCAGTCGGCGCGGCGCACTTCCTCGACGAACCGGCGCATCTTGTCGCCATCCTTGAGGCCGGGTGCGCTCTCGATGCTGGTGGATACGTCGACCGCCCAGGGGAGCGTGGCGATGATCGCGTCGAAGACGTTGTCGGCGGTCAGCCCGCCTGCGAGCACGTAGGGCTTCTGCACGCCCGCCGGGATCCTTCCCCAGTCGAACGTCTTGCCACTGCCGCCCGCGCCCCCGGCGGAATGGCTGTCGAACAGGAACCCGGCCGCGCCCGGATAGCGCGTGTGCAACGCGGCGGGATGCTGCTGGGCGAGCTCGCCGCCCATCGGGATCGCCTTCAGGTACGGCACGCCGAATCCACGGCAGAAAGCGTCGTCCTCGTCGCCATGGAACTGCAGCAGGCTCGGGCGGATCTGGCGGACGACTTCGCGCACTTCATCGACCGGGTTGTCCATGAACAGCGCGACCGCATCGACCAGGGGAGCGAGCGCCTGGCGCATGGCGCGCGCTTCCTCGGGTTCGATGCGACGCGGACTGTTGCGCGCGAACACGAATCCGATCGCATCGGCACCCAGCTCGCAGGCCAGGCGGACGTCACCCGGGCGGGTGAAGCCGCAGAACTTGATGCGGGTACGGAACAGGATACGGTTCACAGCTCGACCTCGGCGGGGAGACCCCATTGTGCAGGGTAGCGCGGCCCGAGGAACACCAGACCGGCCGACGGTGCGGTCGGTCCGGCAACGGTACGGTCGCGCCCGGCGAGCAGGTCGCCGAGCCATTCTTCGGGCTGCTCGCCGCGCCCCACCGGCAGCAGGCTGCCGACGATGTTGCGGACCATGTGGTGCAGGAACGCATTGGCCTGCACCTCCACCGTCACCACGTCGCCCTGGCGCTCTACCGCGATGAACTGCAGGTCGCGCCGGGCGTGCGGCGCCTGGCAATGGACGGTGCGGAACGCGGAGAAGTCATGCTCGCCGACCAGTGCCTGGGCGGAGCGGTGCATGGCCGCTGCATCAAGCGGTCGACGCTCCCAGCTCAGGTATTGCCGTTGCAACGCGGGGCGGACCGCGCGGTTGAGGATCGAATAGCGGTAGCGACGGGCGCGTGCGGAGAACCGTGCATGGAAGTCATCGGCCACCGGCACGCACCAGCGCACGCAGACCGACGGCGGCAACCGGCTGGTCGTGCCGAGCACCCAGCCACGCACGTCGCGTTGGGCCGGGCCGTCGAAATGCACGACCTGGGCCGAGGCATGCACGCCGGCGTCGGTACGGCCAGCGCACACGACTTCGACGCCCTCGCCGGCCACGAACGATAACGCCTGCTCCAGCGCCGCCTGCACCGTGGGTTCGCCGCGGCGTTCGGGCTCACCGGGTTTGTTGAGCCGCTGCCAGCCGGAGAATTCGCTGCCGTCGTATTCCACGCCCAGCGCGAAACGGCGCCGCGCCGGCGATGCCCCGGACGGTCGGGGCCTGGACGGTACTGGTTCGGCAGGCACGTCGTCAGTCGAACTCGCGCAGCATCCGCGCGGCCTGCTGACGCGCGGCCAGGTCACCGTGGATTACCACCTCGTCGAGCAACTGCCGGGCGCTGTCGCGGTCGCCAAGGTCAAGGTAGGCGCGCGCCAGTTCCAGCCGCTCCTGTCCGGGTGCCTCGGAATTCACGGGCTCGACGTTGTCATCGGCCACGGCACCGTCTACCGGGGATATGGGCGCCACGCCCGGACCCTTGGCCGATGACGCGGCGTGCCACGTCGGCACGCCGGACGACGGCAACGGATCCTGCGACGAAACGGTGCGCGGTTCGCGCAATGGCGACGGTGCGACGGCGACCGCAGGGGCCGGGGGCGGCGGAGTGGCCACCGCAGGTGCTTCCGTCGGCACATCCACCGGCTGCGGCGACGAAGCCCGCTCGGCGAAAGCTGCCGCAAGCGGCGAAGGTTCAGGCGCCACCGGCCGGAAGGACGGCGTCCGGACCGGACGGCGCCGCATCCACCAGCCCGCCAGCAGGGCGAGCACCAGCAACGCCGCCCCGCCCAGCACCCACGGCAGGCCCGATGCGCGCGCGGCCTGCTCGGCGTCGCCGACTTGGGCCAGGCGCTGCTGCACGGCATTCAACTCGTTGTCCTTCATCTCCAGCAGCTTCTGCTGGTCGGACTGCAGCTTCTCGAGTTCGGCGACGCGGCTTTGCAGCTCGGTCAGTTCGGCGTCGCGCGCGGCCAGGGTCTCGCGCGTCTGTTGCAGTTCCTGTCTCATCGTGTCGCCCTCGCCGCCGGCACTGGTGCCGGACTGGGTCCCCGCCTGCGACGCGTCACTTGCGCCGGGCGGGACAATTTCAAGCCGTGCATCGGCGGTTGTGGTCGGACTGGCGGCGTTCGCCACGCCCTCCGCAGCGGGCGCGGCGTCGCCGGCAGCGGTGTCGGCCACCACCGGCTGCGGGGTCGGCGCGCGCGCGGCACGCCAGGCACGGGTCTGCTCGCGGACCTGGGCCATGGCCTGGGCCATCGACGTGGCACGCACCTCGTCGGCCTCGGGAACACGCAGCACCACCCCCTGCTTGAGCAGGTTGACGTTGCCGTTGATGAAGGCGTCCGGATTGGCGTTGAGCAGCGCGATCATGGCCTGGTCGAGGTTCACGCCCAGGTCGAGGTCGCGCGCGATCTGCGACAGCGTTTCGCCACTGCGCACCTCGCCGTAGCGGGTCGGTCGCGCTGCCGGTGCCACCGGTGTGGCGACCGGGGCCGCGGCTACTGGCGCCGGGCTGGGCGCGGTCGGCTGGATCGCGGAAGGATCCGGGGCTTCCACCGGGATCGGCGTCGCGTCGGCCGGAGCGGCGCCCGGCTCGGCCGCCATTCCCTCGTCCGGCAGCGGCTCCGGCGCAGGCGACGGTTCGCGCACGATCGTGTTGGATGGCGCCACTTCGGGCGCCTCGATCGGCGGTTGCAGCGGCGCCGACACGGTCCGCGGCGTATCCAGCAGGGCCGAGTACTCGCGGACCAGCCTGCCCTGCCCCCAGTCCACCTCGACCAGGAAGGTCAACAACGGCTGCTGGATGGGCTCGCTGCTGGTGACACGGATGACCGGCCGGCCGCGCGCGTCGAGCGCAGAAACAAACTGAAGGTTCGCCACCACGCCCTGGGGCGGCTGCAGGCCAATGCGGGCGAAGGTCTCGGGCGAGGCGAGCCCGGCGCGCAGGCGCTCGAGCTCACCCGGGTCGTTGGAAATGATCTGGATCTCGGCCACCAGCGGCTCGCCGAGCTTCGACTTCAGTTCCAGTTGGCCCAGCCCCAATGCGGCCGCCGAGCTGCTGGCCAGAGCCAGCGCCAGTGCCAAGGCGGTTTGCGCGAATCGGTTCACCGGTGCTCCTGCTGCATCCCCTGGCGCGACTCTAGCGACCAGCGCGCGCCCCGGCAATGCGATCCCGTCGCTTTTTCAATGTCTTGCGACACATTCATCAGCGTTCCGCGAGCACCAGTTCGGCCAGTTGCACGGCATTGAGGGCGGCGCCCTTGCGGATGTTGTCGGCCACCACCCACAGCGCCAGCCCGCGCGGGTGGGAGATGTCCTCGCGGATCCGCCCGACGTAGACCGGGTCGTTGCCCGACGCGTGGGTGACGGGCGTGGGGTAGCCGCCAGGCTCGGGCGTGTCGACGACCTCGAGTCCGGGCGCGGCCGCCAGCAAGGCGCGGGCGTCCGCGGCGGACAGCTTCTCGCGCGTTTCCAGGTGGACCGCCTCGGAGTGGCCGTAGAACACCGGCACCCGCACCACGGTGGCGTTCACCGCGATGCTGTCGTCGCCGAGGATCTTGCGCGTCTCCCAGACCAGCTTCATCTCCTCGGTGGTGTAGCCGTTGTCGCAGAAGTCGCCGCCATGCGGAATCACGTTGAACGCGATCTGCACCGGATAGACCTCCGGACGGGCCTCCTGGAAATTCAGCATGCCGGCGGTCTGCCGACCCAGCTCCTCCAACGCGCGCCGCCCGGTGCCGGAGACCGACTGGTAGGTCGCCACGTTGATGCGCTCGATGCCGACCGCGCGATGGATCGGCGCCAGCGCCACCAGCATCTGCATGGTCGAGCAGTTGGGATTGGCGATGATCCCGCGCGGACGGTCGCGCGCCGCATCCGGGTTGACCTCGGCGACCACCAGCGGCACGTCGTCGTCCTGCCGGAATGCCGAGGAGTTGTCGATCACCACCGCCCCGGCCGCCGCGAACTTCGGCGCGTACTCCCTCGAGACGCTTCCGCCGGCGGAGAACAGCGCGATGTCGATCCCGGCCGGATCGAACGTGGCCAGGTCCTCGACGACAATCCTGCGGGCGCCGAACTCGGCTTTTTCGCCGGCCGAACGCTCGCTCGCCAGCAGGTGCAGTCGGTCGATCGGGAAGTCGCGCTCGGCGAGGATCTTCAGCATGGTCTCGCCGACGGCCCCGGTGGCTCCGACGACGGCTACGTTCACGGTCCTTCTCATTTCTATTCCTGGCTGGTCGAGGGGGTGGCTGGCGACGCCGCCGCGATTTATCCGCGACCGTGGCAGCCGGGTGCAACCGCGCAAGGGCGACGTACGCCCGCTGCACAGGATCAGGGTTTTCGGGCCGGGATGCGCGGATCGACATCGCCGACGTCACCGCACTGGGCGCGATGGCGCAGGGCCTGGTCCATCAGCACCAGCGCGACCATGGCCTCGCAGATCGGCACGGCGCGGATGCCGACGCAGGGGTCGTGGCGGCCGGTGGTGACCACTTCGACCGGCCGGCCATCGGTGTCGACGCTGTCGACAGGCAGGCGCAGGCTGGAAGTGGGCTTGAATGCGACCGAGCAGCGCAGCGGCTGCCCGGTGCTTATGCCGCCCAGAACGCCGCCGGCGTGGTTGGAGGCAAAGCCCTCGGGCGCGATCGGATCGCGGTGTGCACTGCCGCGCTGCGCCACCGAGGCGAATCCGTCGCCGATCTCGACGCCCTTGACCGCGTTGATGGACATCAAGGCCCCCGCGAGCTCGCCGTCGAGCTTGCCGTACACCGGCTCACCCCACCCCGGCGGCAGGCCGGTGGCGACCACGTCCACGCGTGCACCGACCGAGTCGCCGGACTTGCGCAACGCGTCCATGTACGCCTCCAGCTCCTGCACCTGCGGCGCGTGGGGCCAGAAGAACGGGTTACCTTCGACGACACCCTCGTCGAACCCCGCCGGCACGACGTCGCCCAGCTGGGACAGCCAGCCGCGCACGGCCACGCCATGGCGCTGGGCCAACCACTTCCTGGCGATGGTGCCGGCGGCCACCCGCATCGTCGTCTCGCGCGCAGAGGCCCGGCCGCCACCCCGCGGGTCGCGGATGCCGTACTTCTGCCAGTAGGTGTAATCGGCATGTCCGGGCCGGAACTGTGCGGCGATGCGATCGTAGTCCCGGCTGCGCGCGTCGGTGTTGCGAACCAGCAGTGCGATCGGCGTGCCGGTGGTCAGCCCCTCGTAGACACCCGACAGGATCTCCACCTCGTCAGCCTCGCGCCGTGCCGAGGTGTGGCGGGTGCGACCGGTGGCCCGGCGCTCCAGGTCGTGGCGGAAGTCTTCGGCGGCCAGCGGCAAGCCCGGCGGGCAACCGTCGACCACGCAGCCGATCGCCGGCCCGTGGCTTTCGCCAAAGGTGGTGACCGCGAACAGTTTTCCGAAGGTGTTGCCGGCCACGGAGGGTTCCCGACGTTAGGGATGCAGGGCGTTGCGGAGCGATCTCAGCCGCGGCTGGCGGCGAGTTCGGCAATCCTCGCATGGTGCTCGACCAGGTCGGCGCGCTCCACCACGAAGATGCCCATCTGGCCGACCTTGAACTCCACCCAGGCCAAGGGCAGCTCCGGCAGCAGCGCGACCAGTGCGTGTTCGGCCTCGCCGACCTCGCAGATCAGGAGGCCATCGTCGGACAGGTGCGCCGGCGCGTCGCGCATGATCCGCAGCGCCAGGTCGAGTCCGTCGTCGCCGGCGCGCAGGCCCAGCTCGGGCTCGTGGGCGTACTCGGCGGGCAGCGCGTCGGTCTCGTCATGGGTGACGTAGGGGGGATTGGTGACGATCAGGTCGAACACCTCGCCCTGCAACCCGTCGAACAGGTCCGACTTGCGGAACGACACGTTGCTGGCGTGCAGCCGCGCCTTGTTCTCCGCCGCCAGTGCCAGTGCGTCGTCGCTGATGTCGATGCCGACCACCTCCCAGTCCGGGTGGTGGTGGCCGGTGGCGATCGCGATGCAACCCGACCCGGTGCACAGGTCCAGTGCGCGTGATACCTCGCGCCCGCCGAGCCACGGCTCGAACCCGTTCTCGATCAGCTCGGCGATCGGCGAGCGCGGCACCAGCGCGCGCGGGTCGGACTTGAAGCTCAGCCCGGCAAACCACGCCTCGCCGGTCAGGTAGGCCGCCGGGATGCGCTCGTTGATACGACGCTCGAACAGCGCCAGCACGCGCGTCTTCTCCTCACGGCTGACGCGCGAGGCGCCATACACCGGGCTAAGGTCGTGCGGCATCGACAGCGCGTGCAGCACCAGCTGGGTGGCTTCGTCCAGCGCGTTGTCGTAGCTGTGGCCGAAGGTAAGCCCGGCCTCGGCGAAACGGCTGCCGCCGAATCGGATCAGGTCGATGATCGAGACCTGCTCGAAGGTGGTGTCGGCAAAATCGGCGCGCTGAGTGGCCATGGCGGTCGGGGTCGGCGCATCCGGCGGTCAGGCTGGTGCGCACCAGGGAGGCGGAGGGCCGCCGATTATAGCGGTCGGCGCTCGGTATCATGGGCGGCATTGCCCGCACGCGTACTGCGCCCGGGCGTCGACTGCAGGCCCGCCATGTTCAACCGCACCACCCTCGTCATCCTGATCGCCGCGGTCGCCGCCGGGCTCGGCCTGCTGGCATCGCAGAAGTACTTCGGCGCGCAGCCGGTGCCGGGCTGGCCGCAGACCCAGGCGGTGCGGCTGTTCCAGCCGGCGCGCGAGTTGCCCGAGTTCAGCCTGCGCCAGTCCGACGGCACCCAGCTGGTGCCGGGCGAGCTGCACGGCCACTGGACGCTGGTGTTCCTGGGTTTCACCCACTGCCCGGACGTCTGCCCGATGACGCTGGCGCAGATGTCGCAGGCGCAGAAGCAGTGGGAGTCGATCCCGGAAGCGATCCGCCCGCGCGTGCTGTTCGTTTCGGTCGATCCCGAGCGCGACAGCCCCGGTCGGATCGGCGAGTACGCCCACGCCTTCCACAAGGACACCCTGGCTGCCACCGCCGATGTGCCGGCGCTGGAGAAGTTCGCCGCCTCGCTGAGCATGGTGTTCGCCAAGGTGCCGCCGGCCGACGGAGAGCCGGACGACCAGTACTCGGTCGACCACAGCGCATCGATGGCGCTGCTCGACCCGCAGGGCCGGATGTCGGGCCTGGTGCAGCCGCCGTTCGACCCCAACCTCATCGCCGCCGACCTCGCCGCGCTGACCGAAGCCGCCGCGCCCTGACCCGGTGCCGCGCAGGAACCCCCGATGAGCCTGAGCACCAAACTCACCTACGCGCTGCCTCACCGCCTGCTCTCCTCGCTGGCGCGCCGGCTGGCCTACTCGGACCACCCGCGCGTGCGGCGCTGGCTGATCGACAACGTGACCCGCCGGTTCGGGGTCGACCTGTCGGAGGCGTCACAGTCGGATCCGGCCGCCTACCCCACCTTCAATGCGTTCTTCACCCGCGCGCTCCGGCCGGGCGTACGCGTGGTCGATCCCGACCCGCGCGCGCTGGCCATGCCGGCCGACGGCCGCATCAGCCAGTGCGGGGCGATCGAGGCCGGCCGGATCTTCCAGGCCAAGGGGCAGTCTTTCACCGCCGCCGAGCTCCTCGGCGATGCCGATGCCGCCCGTCCGTTCGAGGAAGGCCTGTTCGCCACCGTCTACCTGTCGCCGAAGGATTACCACCGGGTACACATGCCCTGGACGGGCACCCTGCGCGAGACCGCGCACGTGCCCGGCCGGCTGTTCAGCGTCGGACCGGCGGCGGTGCGCCACGTGCCGCGCCTGTTCGCGCGCAACGAGCGGCTGGTCTGCCACTTCGATACCGACTTCGGCCCGATGGCGGTGGTGATGGTCGGTGCCTTGCTGGTGTCGGGCGTCGAGACGGTGTGGTCCGGCGAGGAGATTCCGGCCTACGGCAGCCGGGTGACCGTCCGCGATTACCGCGGCGAGGACATCACGCTGGAGCGGTTCGAGGAAATGGCGCGGTTCAACTACGGCTCCACCGTGATCGTGCTGCTGCCGCCCGGGGTCGCCGAGCTCGCACCGGGCCTGTGCGCCGAGTCGGCGGTCAAGCTCGGCCAGCGGCTGGCCACCCGGATCTGACCGTCAGTTGCCGCCGCTGCATCCCTGCAGCACCAGCTCCTGGCCGGGGCGGATGGTGTAGCGCGGCCCCCTGACGCCGTTGGCATGGGCGAGTTCGGCCGGCCGGCATTCGAACTTGCGGGCGATGGAGCTGAGGGTCTCGCCGCCCTGCACGCGGTAGGTGGCCGGCGCCGCGGGTTCGGTGGGCACGGTTGCCACGGCCGACACCGGCATCGCCGAAGCGGGACCGCCCCGGACGATCGCGCGGGCCGGGTCGCTGGCCACCAGCTCGCGTGCCAGCTGCGCGCGCGACCCGTTCAGGCAGTGCCGCCGGTACAGGCTGGCGATCTCGGTCGTCGCGTCCAGCACGGCGCCCGCCGGCAGCATGTCGTCCGCTCGGTAGCGCGGGTTGAGGTTGCGCAGCGCCCGCATGTAACCGTCGCGCACGCCGCGGTTGCCCAGGCAGATCGTCAACTGGTAGATCGACGCCGGCTGCTGCAGTTGCAGCTTCGCCGGTCGCACATCGAACTCGGGCAGCGTAAGGCCGTATTCGCGAGGGTGCAGGAACAGCCACGCCGCGGCGATCACCATCGGCACGTAGTCGCGGGTCTCCGGCGGGAACTCGTGGTACACGTCGGCGTGCCAGAAGCTCTTGCCGGGATTGGCACGGTGCACGCGGCGGGCGCGGCCCTCGCCACCGTTGTACGCCGCCAGCGCCAGTTCGATGTTGCGGTTGAGCTCGCCCATCCGCTCGTTGAGGTAAGCCACGCTGGCCGCCGAGGCTGCGTACGGGTCGTAGCGGGTGTCGAAACCGGTACTGTCCTCGCCCAGGCCGAAGCGCCGGCCGGTGGCGTACATGAACTGCATCGGCCCCGACGCGCCGGCACGCGAGGTCGAGTGGACGCGGCCGTTGGACTCCTTGGCCAGGATCCCGAACAGCAGCGCCTCCGGCAGCCCCGCGCGCTCGTACTGCGGCCACATCTGGCGGCGCAGGTACTGGTAGTTCTGGTGGCTGGTGAGGAAGTCGTCGCGCATGTCGGTCAACCAGCGGCGGATGCCTTCCTGCACCGCCGGGTTGAACTGGACCATCCGGTCGAAGTCGTGCTCGTCGCCACCGAGCAACGCCGCCGCGCGCGCCGCCTCGGGCACGTCACGCGCGACCGCCGCGGCGTGGTGGGAGTCCGTGTCCGGCCCGTCGTCGTTCTCCAGGCCACCACCGGCCTCGACGTCGGCGTTGAGCTTGAGCAGGCGCTCGTAGGTCGTCAGCATCGTCGTGACCGAGCATCCCCGCTGCGCAACGCAGGCCGCGACCACGTCCTCCATGTCCTCCAGCGCGGCGTCGGCGTGGGCGGGACCTTCGGGGTCGTGGTTGCCGATGGCGACCATCGCCTCGCGGTAGCGTCCCTCGGCCGCCTGCATCCTCTGCTCCAGGGCCTCGGTCGCGGCCCGGTCACGACGCGATTGCGCGCTGGCGTCCATCGATACGGCGGCGAGCAACACGAGCAACAGCGACGCGGAGCGTCGGAACAACCGGACGGGCATGGGCATGGCACTGCAGGGGGACGACGCCCTGCAGGTTAGCCCTGTCCGTCGCGTAACGGCAATCGCGCGACGGCGCCGACGTAACCGTGCGGGGCCCCGTCAATCGCCGCGGTGATTAGGTCCTAGAATCGGCCGACCACCCCAAGGAACCGGACATGGCGAACATCCCCCCGCCGATCCTCGTCGGCAAGGCCGTCACCACGCCCGAAGCACTCCCCGATACGGGCGGCCAGGTATTCCTCCAGCCGAACCTGGCCAACCGCCACGGTCTGGTCGCCGGTGCGACCGGCACCGGCAAGACCGTCACCCTGATGACGCTTGCCGAAGGTTTCTCGCGCATCGGCGTGCCGGTGTTCATGGCGGACGTGAAGGGCGACGTCGCCGGGCTGGCCATGCCGGGCACCCTCAACGACAAGTTGAAGGCCCGGATCGAGGAAATCGGCATCGCCGGCTACGTCAACGAGGGCAGCCCGGTGGTGTTCTGGGACCTGTTCGGCAAGCTGGGCCACCCGGTGCGCGCGACGGTCAGCGAGATCGGCCCGACCCTGCTGTCGCGCATGCTGGAGCTCAACGACACCCAGTCGGGGGTGCTCGACATCGTGTTCCGCCTGGCCGACGACCGCGGCCTGCTGCTGCTGGACCTGGACGACCTGCGCGCCCTGCTCAACCTCGTCGCGGAGGAGCGCAAGAGCGTCTCGACCGACTACGGCCTGGTCAGCACCCCGTCGATCGGTGCGATCCAGCGCGCGCTGCTGCGGCTGGAATCCGACGGCGGCGACA
Protein-coding sequences here:
- the accD gene encoding acetyl-CoA carboxylase, carboxyltransferase subunit beta, with translation MSWLKKLMPSGIRTDNASAKRRSVPEGLWEKCDRCGAVLYRPELEENLEVCPKCSHHRPIRARARLAALLDPGSTSEIGAALGPTDVLRFKDQKKYSDRIKAAQKSTGERDALIAMQGTLKQRPLVACSFDFAYMGGSMGSVVGERFARAAETALELGCPMVCFTATGGARMQESLFSLMQMAKTSAALGRLRAAGLPYIAVLTHPTTGGVSASLAMLGDINIAEPEALIGFAGPRVIEQTVRETLPEGFQRSEFLLEHGAIDQICDRREMRDRLSQLLALMMKQPQPEDDAEIAG
- the trpA gene encoding tryptophan synthase subunit alpha → MTRIESRFAALRAAGRKALVPFMTAGDPSATATVPVMHALVEAGADVIELGVPFSDPMADGPTIQRSSERALSRGVGMGQVLGYVSEFRKQDRETPVVLMGYLNPVEIRGPEAFASAASEAGVDGALLVDLPPEEAAEFRAAFAAHGVALILLAAPTSSDARMASLCDQASGYLYYVSYAGVTGADHLDAGHAGGRLAVLRERSPVPVVAGFGIKDAASAVDMAASADGVVVGSALVQAMADASDDRDAAARAVAFLSPLRAALDAAALPGKPLR
- the trpB gene encoding tryptophan synthase subunit beta, with product MSPDPIDFHAYPDAAGHFGRFGGRFVAETLMGPLQELADAYDAARVDPAFVGAFERDLAHYVGRPSPIYHARRLSDETGGAQILLKREDLNHTGAHKINNTIGQALLASRMGKPRIIAETGAGQHGVASATVAARLGLECVVYMGATDIERQKVNVHRMKLLGATVVPVSSGSATLKDALNEAMRDWVTNVADTFYIIGTVAGPDPYPRMVRDFNAVVGREARAQMLAEYGRLPDAVTACVGGGSNAIGIFHAFLNDAGVRIVGAEAAGEGVGSGRHAASLSAGRPGVLHGNRTYVLCDDDGQIIETHSVSAGLDYPGVGPEHAFLKDTGRAEYVGVTDDEALAAFHRLTRTEGILPALESSHAIAQAIKLARGMPRDALVLCNLSGRGDKDVHTIAARDGLVF
- a CDS encoding phosphoribosylanthranilate isomerase; translation: MNRILFRTRIKFCGFTRPGDVRLACELGADAIGFVFARNSPRRIEPEEARAMRQALAPLVDAVALFMDNPVDEVREVVRQIRPSLLQFHGDEDDAFCRGFGVPYLKAIPMGGELAQQHPAALHTRYPGAAGFLFDSHSAGGAGGSGKTFDWGRIPAGVQKPYVLAGGLTADNVFDAIIATLPWAVDVSTSIESAPGLKDGDKMRRFVEEVRRADCHVLD
- the truA gene encoding tRNA pseudouridine(38-40) synthase TruA, translated to MPAEPVPSRPRPSGASPARRRFALGVEYDGSEFSGWQRLNKPGEPERRGEPTVQAALEQALSFVAGEGVEVVCAGRTDAGVHASAQVVHFDGPAQRDVRGWVLGTTSRLPPSVCVRWCVPVADDFHARFSARARRYRYSILNRAVRPALQRQYLSWERRPLDAAAMHRSAQALVGEHDFSAFRTVHCQAPHARRDLQFIAVERQGDVVTVEVQANAFLHHMVRNIVGSLLPVGRGEQPEEWLGDLLAGRDRTVAGPTAPSAGLVFLGPRYPAQWGLPAEVEL
- a CDS encoding type IV pilus assembly protein FimV is translated as MNRFAQTALALALALASSSAAALGLGQLELKSKLGEPLVAEIQIISNDPGELERLRAGLASPETFARIGLQPPQGVVANLQFVSALDARGRPVIRVTSSEPIQQPLLTFLVEVDWGQGRLVREYSALLDTPRTVSAPLQPPIEAPEVAPSNTIVREPSPAPEPLPDEGMAAEPGAAPADATPIPVEAPDPSAIQPTAPSPAPVAAAPVATPVAPAARPTRYGEVRSGETLSQIARDLDLGVNLDQAMIALLNANPDAFINGNVNLLKQGVVLRVPEADEVRATSMAQAMAQVREQTRAWRAARAPTPQPVVADTAAGDAAPAAEGVANAASPTTTADARLEIVPPGASDASQAGTQSGTSAGGEGDTMRQELQQTRETLAARDAELTELQSRVAELEKLQSDQQKLLEMKDNELNAVQQRLAQVGDAEQAARASGLPWVLGGAALLVLALLAGWWMRRRPVRTPSFRPVAPEPSPLAAAFAERASSPQPVDVPTEAPAVATPPPPAPAVAVAPSPLREPRTVSSQDPLPSSGVPTWHAASSAKGPGVAPISPVDGAVADDNVEPVNSEAPGQERLELARAYLDLGDRDSARQLLDEVVIHGDLAARQQAARMLREFD